The DNA window CTGGATTCGGATTGCGAAATCCCTAGACTGTCCGCCCTTTATCCCCCGTGGAAAATTGAGGTTGAAAACACATGGAAGTTTCAGCAACAACTAAATATATCCGCATGTCGCCTACAAAAGCGCGCGACCTGGCGAACGAGATCAAAGGTCTCTCCGTTGCCGATGCATTGCGGATTACTGAATTCAATGCCCGTAAGGCAGCTGTTCAGATCGGTAAGACTCTTAAATCGGCTATTGCTAATGCCGAAAATAATGAAGGTCTCTCCGCTGACAGCCTGTATGTTAAAAACGCTATCGTGGATGGCGGACCGATGATGAAGCGTTATCGTCCGCGTGCCCGTGGCATGGCCAGTCCGATTCAGAAGAAGACGAGCCACGTAACCATCATTCTGAGCGACAACGCTAAGTCATAAGGAGACTTGTTTTGGGACAGAAAGTAAATCCAATCGGACTCCGGCTCGCGCTGACGAAAGACTGGCGTTCGCGCTGGTATGCCGACAAGCGTGATTTCGGTACCATGCTCAAAGAAGATGTGGAAATCCGCAAACTCGTCGCAGCACGACTTAAAGATGCGGCCGTTTCGGATATCTATGTTGAGCGTTATGCTAATCGTATTCGAGTAACCATCAAAACCGCTCGTCCGGGTCTGGTTATCGGCCGTAAAGGTGAAGATATTGACAAACTTCGTGAAGTGCTTTCCAAACTCACCAAAAAAGAGGTGTATGTGGAAATCGCGGAAGTCAAGAAGCCGGATCTCGATGCCACGCTGGTTGCCGCCAATGTTGCTATGCAGCTGGAACGCCGGGTTTCTCATCGTCGCGCCATGAAACGTGCGATTCAGATGGCGATGGATAATGGTGCCCTCGGCATCAAAATCCTGGCAGGCGGTCGTCTGAACGGTGCGGAAATCGCCCGTTCTGAAAGCTATAAAGAAGGTAAGATTCCGCTGCATACCCTGCGCGCCAATATCGACTACGGCGTTGCAGAAGCCAACACCGTTGCCGGTATCATCGGCATTAAGGTCTGGATCTGCAAGGAATCCGAAAAGAAAGCCTAGGAGATTGAATCATGCCTTTGATGCCAAAGAGAGTAAAATATCGCAAAGTCCAGCGTGGATCACGCCGGGGCCTTGCACAGAAGGGGAACGCGCTTGCTTACGGCGAGTATGGTCTTCAGTCGCTCGAACGCGGCTGGATTTCGGCCACGCAGATTGAAGCATGCCGTGTTGCCGCAACGCGTGCCATGAAACGTAAGGGTAAACTGTGGATCCGCATTTTTCCCGATAAACCAATTACCAAGAAGCCGTTGGAAGTCCGCATGGGTAAAGGTAAAGGTGGCGTTGACCAGTGGGTTGCTGTCATCAAACCGGGTACCATGCTTTTCGAACTGGACGGTGTTCCGGAATCCCTGGCAAAAGAGTGTCTGCGACTTGCAGCCACTAAACTGCCGGTTCGGGCGCGTTTTGTTCAGCGGCATGCTCACGATTAAAGGATGGGGCAGACCATGAAGGTAAACGAAATTAAAGAAATGACGGTTGCGGAGCTGGATGCTCAGCTGGAGGAAATCAAGAAAGAGCAGTTCAATTTGAAGCTGCAACAGGTTTCCGGACAGTTGGAGAATCCGGCACGCATGAAAGAGTTGCGTCGTACGGTTGCCCGTATCAAGACCATTCAGAATCAGAAGAAAGTTGAAGGGTAACGGCCATGGAATCCAATGAAAGAAATCTGCGTAAGAAACGCGAAGGTCGCGTTGTCAGTAAGTCCGGCGACAAAACCGTTGTGGTTCTGATCGAACGGCGTGTCCGTCACCCCCTTTATGAAAAGGAAATACGGGTGTCTAAAAAGATTCACGTACACGACGAAGAAAACAAAGCCGGAATCGGTGATGTTGTGCGTGTGATGGAAACCCGCCCGCTGAGCAAGCTGAAACGCTGGCGTCTGGTGGAAGTTGTTTCTGTAGCCGCTAAATAAGGTAGGGCCGAACGATGATTCAAGAGAATACACGTTTAACAGTTGCCGACAATTCAGGTGCACGTTCTGTAATGTGCATCCGTGTGCTTGGCACAAAAAGTAAGGTCGCCCGTGTGGGCGATGTGATCCGCGTTAGCGTTAAAGAAGCGCTGCCGAATGGCAACATGAAGAAAGGCGATCTCTGTAAAGCGGTTGTTGTGCGTACGAAAAGCACAATTCGTCGTGCGGATGGTTCCTGTCTTCGTTTTGATGGAAATGCGGCTGTGATTATTGATGATAACAAAAACCCGCGCGGTACCCGTATCTTCGGGCCGGTAGCCCGCGAGCTTCGTGATAACGACTTTATGAAAGTTGTATCGCTCGCTCCGGAAGTACTGTAATCGCCGGGAGGAGTTTATAATGAGTAAGGCCAAAATCAAAAAAGGCGATAACGTAAAAGTGATTGCCGGAGATGATAAAGGTAAGGAAGGTAAAGTCCTGGAGGTTGCGCCGGAAGCCGGTCGTGTTCTCGTTGAAGGAGTTAACCTGGTTAAAAAAGCTATGCGGCAGAGCGAGGAAAACCCGCAGGGCGGGATTGTGGAACGGGAAGCCCCGATCGCGATTTCCAACGTCAAGGTTTCCGCTTAACTCGTTCCAAGCATTGGAACCGTAATTTTGGAGGAAGGGTGAAATGACCCCAACACTGAAAACAAAATATAAAGATGCAGTAGCACCTAAGTTGATGGAAACGCAGGGCTACTCGAGCAAAATGCAGGTTCCCGCACTCAAGAAGATTGTACTGAACCTCTGTGTATCGCTGAACTATGACCGCGATACGCTGACCAATCTGGCCGATGATCTCGGTAAGATTACCGGTCAGAAGGCCGTAATTACAAAGGCCAAGAAATCAGTATCAAACTTCAAGTTGCGTGAAGGCGTGCCGATCGGAGCGCGGGTAACCCTGCGTGGTAATCGGATGTATGAATTCATGGACCGTCTCGTAAATGTGACGTTGCCGCGTATCCGCGACTTCCGCGGGATTCCGGCTAACTCGTTCGACGGCTCCGGAAACTATTCCATGGGCCTGCAGGAGCAGACTGTTTTTCCGGAAATTGATCCGGACAAGGTCAAGCACACGCATGGTATGGATATCACTTTCGTCACTTCCGCCACGGAAGACAGCGAAGCCAAAGAACTGCTGAGCCTGATGGGCATGCCGTTCAAAACGGGCAACGAGTAAGAGAGGTTAGACAAATGGTACTTACAGATCCAATCGCCGATATGTTGACCCGTATTCGCAACGCGAACATGGCTGAAAAAATGCAGGTGGCAATGCCGCACTCTAAAATGAAGAGTGAAATTGCACGCATTCTGAAAGCTGAGGGGTTCATTAAGGACTACACGATGGAAAATGAGAGCGGAAAACCGGTTCTCAATGTTTTCCTTAAATACACGATCGAGCGCGAGCCGGTCATTCAGGGGCTTCGCCGTATCAGCAAGCCGAGCTGCCGCAAGTATGTAAATGCCGAAGAGGTTCCGCGCGTTCTGGGTGGAATCGGCATAGCGATTCTCAGCACGTCGTCCGGTGTGATGACCGATAACGATGCGCGTGAAAAGAAAATCGGGGGCGAAGTCCTCTGCTACGTCTGGTAGGGAGATTTTATTATGTCACGTATAGGTAAACAACCCGTATCAATTCCCGGCGGCGTCACCGTCGAAGTAAACGACAGGACCGTGAGTGTTAAAGGAGCAAAGGGAGAAACATCCTACATGGCTCCAGCCTGCGTATCGGTCAGCATAGAAGAAGACAGCGTTGTGGTTTCCCGCACCGATGAGTCTAAATTCGGTAAAGCTATGTACGGCACGGTTCGGAGTCTGATTAACAACATGATCGTCGGAGTAAGCCAGGGTTACAAAAAAGAGCTTCTCATTGATGGGGTCGGTTATAAGGCCGTCATGAAGGGCGCCAATCAGATTGTACTGTCGCTGGGCTATTCTCATGATATTGATTACACGATTCCGGAAGGCATCAAAGTTGAAGTCAATGGACAGGGGACAGGTCTTTCAATTGAAGGTATTGACAAGCAGCTGGTAGGTCAGGTTGCAGCACGCATCCGCGACTACTCGCCGGTTGAGCCGTATAAAGGCAAGGGTGTACGCTACTCTGATGAGCAGGTTCGCCGTAAAGAAGGTAAGGCGGTTGCATAATGGCTATTAAAACAAAAAAAGAACTCAGAAAACGCCGTCATTTCCGTGTCCGCAATAAAATTGCGGGTACGGCAGACCGTCCGCGCATGGCTTTTTATCGCTCGAATAAGCGTATGGAAGTACAGTTCATCGATGATGATGCGCGTCTGACTCTGGCCGGAGTGTCCATCAACGGTAAAAACGCCGAGGCAGCCAAAGAACTGGGTGCCAAAGCCGCAGAAGCCGCAAAAGGAAAAGGCATTGAGGCTGTAGTGTTCGACCGTGGCGGATTCGCTTTCGGCAATAATCTTAAAACATTGGCAGACAGCGCTCGCGAAGCTGGCCTGAAATTCTAGGAGATTCCCAATGGCAGAAGAACGTAAAGAACGTAGAGGACGCCGTGACAGTGGCGGACGTGGTCGCCGCGGAAAACGTGATGACAGGAAAGAAGTCCGCGAAAAGCCGGAATTCGAGGAACGGGTAGTGCATATCAGCCGTAACTCCAAGGTGGTGAAGGGCGGACGTCGTTTCAGCTTTGGTGCGCTGGTAGTTGTGGGAGACCGCAAGGGCCGTGTTGGTTATGGTCTCGGGAAGGCAGCTGAGGTCGCGGAAGCCATTCGTAAAGCCGGTGATGCTGCAAAGCGGAACCTGCAAACCGTCACGATGCGTGGTACCACACTGCCTCATGATGCGCTTGGTAAATACAGCGGAGCTCAGGTTCTGATTCGTCCGGCCTCTGAAGGTACCGGTATCATTGCGGGCGGTCCTTGTCGTGCAGTGCTTGAACTCGCCGGAGTTCGCGACGTACTGGCAAAATCGCTCGGTTCCAACAACCACCTCAATGTAACCAAGGCCACGCTGAAGGCGCTGGACTCCCTGCGCTCTAAGCAGGAAGCACTCGCGCTTCGCAAAGGCTGATAAAGGTAGGGGATAAAGTCATGGATTTACATTCACTGAAACCTGCAGAAGGTTCCAAACATCGAAAGATCCGCGTGGGTCGCGGACGTGCTTCGGGAAAAGGCAAGACAGCCGGTCGCGGTCATAAGGGGCAGATGTCCCGTGCGGGTGCAACCCACAAGCCGCTGTTTGAAGGCGGTCAGATGCCTTACTATCGTAAGCTTCCTATTCGCGGATTCAATAACATCAATCGTAAAGTGATCCTTCCGGTCAATCTCGATGCTCTGAATGCATTTGAGGACGGTACGGAAGTAACCATCGAGCTTCTTCAGGAGCGTGGATTGGTTAACGGTCGCTTTGATGGTGTAAAGATTCTGGGCAACGGAAACGTAGAAAAGAAACTGACTGTTAAAGTTAATGCTTTCTCCGCCTCGGCTAAGGAAAAAATCGAAGCCGCCGGTGGAAACTGCGAAGTTGTCTAATTAAAGAAAGGCCACATTGCCATGCTTTCCGCGTTTGCAAACACATTCAAGATTCCAGAGCTCAGACAGCGTATTCTGTTTACGCTCGGACTGATCTTTATTTGTCGGCTGCTTGCAGCCGTTCCGCTCCCGGGTGTCGATGCCTTGGCGATTCGCCAGTTTATTGAAGCGCAGGGCGGAGCGGAAGGCGGTCTGTTCGGGATCATGAACCTGTTCAGCGGGGGCGCGCTCCTGCAGTGTTCGGTAGGAACACTGGGTATTATGCCCTATATCAGTGCGTCCATCATAATCCAGCTCATGACTGCGGTCATTCCGCACCTTGAAAAACTGGCAAGAGAAGGCGATGTAGGCCGTCAAAAAATTACTCAGTATACACGATATCTCACAGTAATAATCTGTGCGGTACAGGGTATTGCCATGGGTGTGGCCCTTGAGTCCGGCGGCTATTTCGGCCTGCCGGCTGAAGTGGTCCGCATTCCGGGCTTCGGCTTTATCTTGCTAACCGCGCTCAGCTTGGTAACGGGTTCGCTGCTTTTAATGTGGATCGGTGAACAGATGACGGATCGGGGTATCGGCAACGGTATTTCGGTTATCATTACTGTCAATATCATCAGTGCAATGCCAATGGCAGTTAAAACCCTGATAGATAAACTGACTCCGGTTGACGGGGTCGCTGAAATCGGGTTTTTTCATGTTGCTCTGATGATTATTCTCATTTTTGCAGTAATTCTCGGTGTTGTTGCGGTTACTCAGGCGCAGCAGAAAGTGCCGGTTCAATTTGCGAAGCGTATGGTGGGTCGCAAAATGATGAACGGTGGAACATCGCATCTGCCTCTGCGAGTGAACTACTCCGGGGTGATGCCGATTATCTTTGCGTCGGCAATCCTTCAGATTTTCCCGTCTGTCGCAGGATATCTTCCGTATGAGTGGGCAAAGAAGTTTGCTTCCAGCTTCACGATGACGTCGGCCAGCTACATGATCGTGTTCGGTCTGATGATTCTGTTTTTCTCCTACTTCTGGGTAGCTACACAGTTTAACCCGGTTCAGATTGCGGACGATCTGAAAAAACGCGGGGGCTATATTCCTGGGATTCGCCCCGGAACGCCGACCGCGGATTATCTAGATCGCACCATGACTCGTCTGACGCTTGCGGGAGCCGTCTTCCTGACTGTAGTTTCGATTCTGCCTAGCATTCTTACGTCCTCTTTTAAGGTTCCGTGGATTGTGGCATCGTTCTTCGGGGGAACCAGTTTGCTGATTATAGTCGGGGTCATGCTCGATACCATGCGTCAGATTGAATCGCATCTTTTGATGCGCCATTACGACGGCTTCCTTAAAAAAGGTAAAATGCGAAGCGGACGATGAATGCAGTAATTTTGCTAGGACCGCCTGGAGCGGGCAAAGGAACTGTCGCGGAAGTACTGGTAGGCCAAGGATACAAACACATTTCAACAGGGCAGTTACTTCGGGAGCAGATTGCCCGGAGGACTGTTCTCGGTATCCAAGCCGAAAAGTTGATGGAACAGGGACGGTTTGTTCCTGACGATGTTGTGGTGGGGATGATTCGAAATCTGCTGGAAAAGGCGGACGGGACGCAGAAATTTCTATTTGACGGTTTTCCCCGGACGTTACCGCAGGCAAAGAGTCTGGATAAGCTGCTGAGTGAGTTAGAGGGTACGCTTGAAAGTGTCGTGCTGCTGGATTGTCCCGATGATGTAATTATCAAGCGGCTTTCGGGACGGCGTACCTGCGATAAATGCGGAGCGGTCTATCATATAGCATTTAATCCGCCATCGCATGGTGATCGGTGTGATGTTGAAGGGTGTAAACTCGTGCAGCGTGCGGACGATCGCGAAGAGACGGTGAGAAACCGTTTGAAGGTTTATGAACAGCAAACGGCTCCGCTGATCAGCTATTATGAGGCGAAAAGCCTGGTTGAGCATATTGATGCGAACCAGAGCATAGAGGCCGTGAGAAATGATGTAAATGAGCGCCTGGTTGGTGTAGCGACATGATAAAGATTAAAAATCAGCAAGAATTAGCGGCCATGCGTGTAGTAGCACGTAAGACCGGAACTATTTTGCATCAAGTCGCTTCCAAAGTAGCTCCGGGGGTCACGACTAAAGAACTGGATGATTATGCTGCGGAGCTTGCCCGCAAACAGGAAGGACGTTGTGCCTTCTACGGGTATCATGGATTTTCAGGACACATTTGCTCATCGGTAAACGAAGAGGTTGTTCACGGCATTCCCGGAAAGCGTGTGATACGCGACGGTGATATTGTTAGCATAGATTTCGGTCTGGTGTATGGAGGTTTTGTCGGGGATACCGCGATAACGGTTCCGGCCGGAGAAATCGATCCTGAAGTTCAGCGTTTGCTGGATGTGACAAAAGAATGTTTGGAAGCCAGTATTTCCAAGGCGGTCGAAGGTAACCGGCTTGGAGACATCTCCAATGCCTGTCAGGTGGTAGCTGAAGAGGCAGGATTTTCGGTTGTGCGCGATTTTGTAGGACACGGTATAGGTCGTGAAATGCATGAGGATCCGCAGATTCCAAACTATGGCCCTCCCGGGCGAGGTCCGGTGCTGAAGGCCGGTATGACCTTTGCTATTGAGCCGATGATTAATCTGGGGGTTCACCAAACGAAAACGCTTAATGACGGTTGGACGGTTGTTACAAAAGACCGGAAACCTTCGGCTCATTTCGAGCACTCGATTGCGGTGGGCAAGGAAAGAGCTGAGATTTTGACCGTACCGGATACGCACTATGCGGATCTGTAATGGATAAAAAAGAAACAAATTTGCTTGAGGCGCGTATTGTCTCCGTGATAGACAAACACGCTTTTGACGCAGAACTAAGAAATGGACATCGTCTAGTCGCTTTTTTGAGGCGTGACGATTTTGATAAAGGGCATCCGCAAGTCGGTGCAACAGTTACGGTTGAGATGTCGCCCTTCGATATGAGCAAAGGGCGTCTTGTGATCGACGAGGAGCAATAAAATGAAAGTACGAGCTTCAGTAAAAAGAATGTGTGAACAGTGCAAAGTGATCCGCCGCAAGGGCGTCGTTCGCATCATCTGCACGAACCCGCGCCACAAACAGCGCCAAGGATAAGGAATCAGGAGTTTAAGACATGCCACGTGTACTCGGTATAGACATCCCCGGTAGGAAGAAGCTGGAATTCTCGCTTCGTTATATTTACGGCATCGGCCCGACCACCGCAGTTGAAATCTGCGAGAAGGCTAAGCTGGATCGCAACATGAAAGCTGATGATTTGAAGGATGAAGACATCCAGCGTCTTGTTGCTGTGCTTCAGAGCGACTACCGCATTGAAGGCGACCTCCGTCGCGAAATTTCGGCGAATATTCGTCGTCTTATTTCGGTAGGTTCGTATCGCGGTCGTCGTCATCGCGCCGGTCTTCCGGTTCGTGGTCAGCGTACCAAAACCAACGCCCGTACCCGTAAGGGCGCGAAGCGTACCGTTGGTGTTGTTCGTGGTAAAGAAGCCCGTTCCGCCGCTAAAGCTGCGAAATAAAGCGGCGTAAAGAAGGATTATTCCCATGGCAGAAGAAAAAGTTGAAGAAGTAAAAGAAGCGGTAGCAGCAGCACCGGTTTCGGAAGAAAAGCCTGCAGCACCGGCAGAAGCTGAGGTTGAAGAGAAAAAATCGCGTTTGCCTACTGCAGCAGATTTGCTGGCCGATGAAGTCATTGAGCCGATCAAGCGTAAAAAAGGTTCAAAGAACGTCCCGGTTGGGATCGCTTTTGTGAAAACGACCTTTAATAACACGATCGTTTCTATTACGGACATGCGCGGCAATGTGGTTTCGTGGTCGAGTGCCGGCCGTTGTAACTTTAAGGGTTCACGTAAGTCTACAGCATTTGCTGCAACCACGGTTGCTCAGGATGCCGCACGTAACGCGATCAGCCACGGAATGTCTGAGGTGGAAGTGCGTGTTCAGGGTCCGGGAGCCGGGCGTGAATCAGCAGTGCGCGCTCTGGCGTCAGCAGGTCTCTCTGTAACCTGCATTAAGGACACCACGGCAATTCCGCATAATGGCTGTCGTCCGCCTAAGCGCCGTCGCGTTTAGTCAGACTCTGTTTTGCAATGCTTCCGGTCGTCGGAAGCATTGTGCTTGTAACCCACAGTATAAACTAACACCATATGATTCGGTTAATGCCCGGATCTGGGAGATTAAATATTATGCCTACTCGTCTCGGTCGATTCGAAATGCCGAAGCAGGTTGTCAAAGACGACGCCGCTTCCACAGAAAACTACGGTAAA is part of the Pontiella agarivorans genome and encodes:
- the rplP gene encoding 50S ribosomal protein L16; translated protein: MPLMPKRVKYRKVQRGSRRGLAQKGNALAYGEYGLQSLERGWISATQIEACRVAATRAMKRKGKLWIRIFPDKPITKKPLEVRMGKGKGGVDQWVAVIKPGTMLFELDGVPESLAKECLRLAATKLPVRARFVQRHAHD
- the map gene encoding type I methionyl aminopeptidase; its protein translation is MIKIKNQQELAAMRVVARKTGTILHQVASKVAPGVTTKELDDYAAELARKQEGRCAFYGYHGFSGHICSSVNEEVVHGIPGKRVIRDGDIVSIDFGLVYGGFVGDTAITVPAGEIDPEVQRLLDVTKECLEASISKAVEGNRLGDISNACQVVAEEAGFSVVRDFVGHGIGREMHEDPQIPNYGPPGRGPVLKAGMTFAIEPMINLGVHQTKTLNDGWTVVTKDRKPSAHFEHSIAVGKERAEILTVPDTHYADL
- the rpsQ gene encoding 30S ribosomal protein S17, with protein sequence MESNERNLRKKREGRVVSKSGDKTVVVLIERRVRHPLYEKEIRVSKKIHVHDEENKAGIGDVVRVMETRPLSKLKRWRLVEVVSVAAK
- the rplN gene encoding 50S ribosomal protein L14, producing MIQENTRLTVADNSGARSVMCIRVLGTKSKVARVGDVIRVSVKEALPNGNMKKGDLCKAVVVRTKSTIRRADGSCLRFDGNAAVIIDDNKNPRGTRIFGPVARELRDNDFMKVVSLAPEVL
- the rpmJ gene encoding 50S ribosomal protein L36 — its product is MKVRASVKRMCEQCKVIRRKGVVRIICTNPRHKQRQG
- the rplF gene encoding 50S ribosomal protein L6 translates to MSRIGKQPVSIPGGVTVEVNDRTVSVKGAKGETSYMAPACVSVSIEEDSVVVSRTDESKFGKAMYGTVRSLINNMIVGVSQGYKKELLIDGVGYKAVMKGANQIVLSLGYSHDIDYTIPEGIKVEVNGQGTGLSIEGIDKQLVGQVAARIRDYSPVEPYKGKGVRYSDEQVRRKEGKAVA
- the secY gene encoding preprotein translocase subunit SecY codes for the protein MLSAFANTFKIPELRQRILFTLGLIFICRLLAAVPLPGVDALAIRQFIEAQGGAEGGLFGIMNLFSGGALLQCSVGTLGIMPYISASIIIQLMTAVIPHLEKLAREGDVGRQKITQYTRYLTVIICAVQGIAMGVALESGGYFGLPAEVVRIPGFGFILLTALSLVTGSLLLMWIGEQMTDRGIGNGISVIITVNIISAMPMAVKTLIDKLTPVDGVAEIGFFHVALMIILIFAVILGVVAVTQAQQKVPVQFAKRMVGRKMMNGGTSHLPLRVNYSGVMPIIFASAILQIFPSVAGYLPYEWAKKFASSFTMTSASYMIVFGLMILFFSYFWVATQFNPVQIADDLKKRGGYIPGIRPGTPTADYLDRTMTRLTLAGAVFLTVVSILPSILTSSFKVPWIVASFFGGTSLLIIVGVMLDTMRQIESHLLMRHYDGFLKKGKMRSGR
- the rplV gene encoding 50S ribosomal protein L22, with amino-acid sequence MEVSATTKYIRMSPTKARDLANEIKGLSVADALRITEFNARKAAVQIGKTLKSAIANAENNEGLSADSLYVKNAIVDGGPMMKRYRPRARGMASPIQKKTSHVTIILSDNAKS
- the rpsM gene encoding 30S ribosomal protein S13 encodes the protein MPRVLGIDIPGRKKLEFSLRYIYGIGPTTAVEICEKAKLDRNMKADDLKDEDIQRLVAVLQSDYRIEGDLRREISANIRRLISVGSYRGRRHRAGLPVRGQRTKTNARTRKGAKRTVGVVRGKEARSAAKAAK
- the rplX gene encoding 50S ribosomal protein L24, translating into MSKAKIKKGDNVKVIAGDDKGKEGKVLEVAPEAGRVLVEGVNLVKKAMRQSEENPQGGIVEREAPIAISNVKVSA
- the rpsK gene encoding 30S ribosomal protein S11, whose amino-acid sequence is MAEEKVEEVKEAVAAAPVSEEKPAAPAEAEVEEKKSRLPTAADLLADEVIEPIKRKKGSKNVPVGIAFVKTTFNNTIVSITDMRGNVVSWSSAGRCNFKGSRKSTAFAATTVAQDAARNAISHGMSEVEVRVQGPGAGRESAVRALASAGLSVTCIKDTTAIPHNGCRPPKRRRV
- the rpsC gene encoding 30S ribosomal protein S3, whose protein sequence is MGQKVNPIGLRLALTKDWRSRWYADKRDFGTMLKEDVEIRKLVAARLKDAAVSDIYVERYANRIRVTIKTARPGLVIGRKGEDIDKLREVLSKLTKKEVYVEIAEVKKPDLDATLVAANVAMQLERRVSHRRAMKRAIQMAMDNGALGIKILAGGRLNGAEIARSESYKEGKIPLHTLRANIDYGVAEANTVAGIIGIKVWICKESEKKA
- a CDS encoding adenylate kinase; amino-acid sequence: MNAVILLGPPGAGKGTVAEVLVGQGYKHISTGQLLREQIARRTVLGIQAEKLMEQGRFVPDDVVVGMIRNLLEKADGTQKFLFDGFPRTLPQAKSLDKLLSELEGTLESVVLLDCPDDVIIKRLSGRRTCDKCGAVYHIAFNPPSHGDRCDVEGCKLVQRADDREETVRNRLKVYEQQTAPLISYYEAKSLVEHIDANQSIEAVRNDVNERLVGVAT
- the rplE gene encoding 50S ribosomal protein L5, which produces MTPTLKTKYKDAVAPKLMETQGYSSKMQVPALKKIVLNLCVSLNYDRDTLTNLADDLGKITGQKAVITKAKKSVSNFKLREGVPIGARVTLRGNRMYEFMDRLVNVTLPRIRDFRGIPANSFDGSGNYSMGLQEQTVFPEIDPDKVKHTHGMDITFVTSATEDSEAKELLSLMGMPFKTGNE
- the rplO gene encoding 50S ribosomal protein L15, which produces MDLHSLKPAEGSKHRKIRVGRGRASGKGKTAGRGHKGQMSRAGATHKPLFEGGQMPYYRKLPIRGFNNINRKVILPVNLDALNAFEDGTEVTIELLQERGLVNGRFDGVKILGNGNVEKKLTVKVNAFSASAKEKIEAAGGNCEVV
- the rpsE gene encoding 30S ribosomal protein S5; this encodes MAEERKERRGRRDSGGRGRRGKRDDRKEVREKPEFEERVVHISRNSKVVKGGRRFSFGALVVVGDRKGRVGYGLGKAAEVAEAIRKAGDAAKRNLQTVTMRGTTLPHDALGKYSGAQVLIRPASEGTGIIAGGPCRAVLELAGVRDVLAKSLGSNNHLNVTKATLKALDSLRSKQEALALRKG
- the rplR gene encoding 50S ribosomal protein L18, with amino-acid sequence MAIKTKKELRKRRHFRVRNKIAGTADRPRMAFYRSNKRMEVQFIDDDARLTLAGVSINGKNAEAAKELGAKAAEAAKGKGIEAVVFDRGGFAFGNNLKTLADSAREAGLKF
- the rpsH gene encoding 30S ribosomal protein S8 — encoded protein: MVLTDPIADMLTRIRNANMAEKMQVAMPHSKMKSEIARILKAEGFIKDYTMENESGKPVLNVFLKYTIEREPVIQGLRRISKPSCRKYVNAEEVPRVLGGIGIAILSTSSGVMTDNDAREKKIGGEVLCYVW
- the rpmC gene encoding 50S ribosomal protein L29; the protein is MKVNEIKEMTVAELDAQLEEIKKEQFNLKLQQVSGQLENPARMKELRRTVARIKTIQNQKKVEG